In one window of Solanum pennellii chromosome 2, SPENNV200 DNA:
- the LOC107009084 gene encoding aspartic proteinase-like: MGAKIFLVALFLSALLIPLASSSNDGFVRIGLKKMKFDQNNRLAARLESKEGGLMRPSIRKYNFRGKLGDSEDTDIVALKNYMDAQYFGEIGVGTPPQKFTVIFDTGSSNLWVPSSKCYFSVPCFFHAKYKSSLSSTYKKNGESAAIQYGSGAISGFFSEDNVKVGDLVVTDQEFIEATREPSVTFLVAKFDGILGLGFQEISVGNAVPVWYNMVKQGLIKEPVFSFWLNRNTEEEQGGEIVFGGVDPNHFKGEITYVPVTRKGYWQFDMGDVLIDGKATGYCKSGCSAIADSGTSLLAGPTTVITMINQAIGASGVASQQCKAVIQQYGQTIMDLLLAEAHPEKVCSQVGVCTFDGTHGVSMGIESVVNEKAGRSAGLHDGMCSACEMAVIWMENQLRQNQTQDRILDYLNELCERLPSPMGESAVDCGKLSSMPTVSFTIGGKVFDLSPNEYILKVGEGDQAQCISGFIGLDVPPPRGPLWILGDIFMGRYHTVFDYGKLRVGFAEAA, from the exons ATGGGAGCAAAAATATTTCTTGTTGCACTGTTTCTCTCAGCACTGTTAATTCCATTAGCCTCCTCATCAAATGATGGCTTTGTTAGAATTgggttgaaaaaaatgaaatttgatcaAAACAACCGACTTGCTGCACGCCTTGAGTCCAAGGAGGGGGGCCTTATGAGGCCATCTATTAGGAAGTATAACTTCCGTGGTAAACTTGGGGACTCTGAGGATACAGACATTGTAGCACTAAAGAACTATATGGATGCTCAATACTTTGGGGAGATTGGTGTAGGCACTCCACCTCAAAAGTTCACTGTGATCTTTGACACTGGTAGCTCGAATTTGTGGGTGCCATCATCCAAGTGCTATTTCTCT GTTCCCTGTTTCTTTCATGCCAAATACAAATCTAGCCTATCAAGTACTTATAAGAAGAATG GGGAGTCTGCTGCAATTCAGTATGGTAGTGGAGCTATTTCTGGATTCTTCAGTGAGGATAATGTGAAAGTTGGTGATCTTGTGGTAACAGATCAG GAATTTATTGAGGCAACCCGAGAACCAAGTGTCACATTTTTGGTAGCCAAATTTGATGGTATATTGGGTCTTGGATTCCAGGAGATTTCTGTTGGAAATGCTGTTCCAGTTTG GTACAACATGGTCAAACAGGGCCTTATCAAAGAGCCCGTCTTCTCATTTTGGCTCAACCGAAACACAGAGGAAGAGCAAGGGGGAGAAATCGTGTTTGGTGGTGTTGATCCTAATCACTTTAAGGGAGAAATCACTTATGTTCCAGTCACGAGGAAAGGTTATTGGCAG TTTGACATGGGTGATGTTCTGATCGATGGTAAAGCTACCG GTTACTGTAAAAGTGGGTGCTCTGCTATAGCAGATTCAGGGACTTCTCTCTTGGCTGGTCCAACG ACTGTAATCACTATGATTAATCAAGCTATTGGAGCCTCTGGAGTTGCAAGCCAACAATGCAAAGCTGTAATTCAGCAGTACGGGCAAACAATCATGGATTTGCTGTTAGCAGAG GCACATCCAGAGAAGGTCTGCTCACAGGTTGGAGTATGCACTTTTGATGGAACTCACGGAGTCAG TATGGGAATTGAGAGTGTAGTGAATGAGAAAGCTGGCAGATCAGCCGGACTGCATGATGGTATGTGCTCTGCTTGTGAAATGGCAGTCATATGGATGGAGAATCAACTGAGACAAAACCAGACTCAAGATCGCATATTGGACTATCTGAACGAG CTTTGCGAGCGTCTCCCAAGCCCAATGGGAGAATCAGCTGTTGACTGTGGAAAGCTTTCTTCCATGCCTACAGTCTCCTTCACAATTGGTGGCAAAGTGTTTGACCTCTCCCCCAATGAG TACATACTCAAAGTTGGCGAGGGTGATCAAGCACAATGTATAAGTGGTTTCATTGGCTTGGATGTTCCTCCTCCCCGCGGACCTCTCTG GATCTTGGGTGATATTTTCATGGGTCGATATCACACCGTCTTTGATTATGGCAAACTCCGAGTTGGATTTGCTGAAGCAGCTTAA